A portion of the Acidobacteriaceae bacterium genome contains these proteins:
- a CDS encoding copper oxidase — translation MSTRRTFLQRTAALGAALFAADRPASASTHDPHAAGPQVAPKGGYLGTASGSLSKVNTHSGPFPTVPVVTTDVGDLPFEWEGDVKVFRLTAHVLKQQIAPDKTIDVWGFNGSSPGPTIQVTQGDRVKVIFKNELPEPSSIHWHGFEDHIGFDGMPGISQEPVKPGETFEYHFTIHQEGTFFYHSHMAMQEMAGMLGAVIMHPRVPYRPHCDKDYVIHLQEYAVLANQTTPNTMNMEFNWLLLNGKAGPATTPLIVRQGERIRIRFINLGMDHHPMHVHGHTFYTTGTEGGRIPETAWWPGNTVLVGVAQARDVEFVADNPGDWMLHCHLPHHMMNQMSSHVGPMTRAAGYPGGRGMRGDDSHGQLLHPGQQQDEMQGMEMHDMPGMQMKHESNPNTASDSAVPAAALAAGTQANGEGPLANTEMDAGMRGMMQEQSKRQPRMSDLQYRNQNAFDMDADSMKAQKAEISPNANDVPNFPQDAYMEGTMMNMEKLVQKPENLGLRPNWSRFMQGMMTFVRVLPPEQYEQVVSAMKSANRSNDPYISLYSTPTKQTRG, via the coding sequence ATGTCTACCCGCAGAACCTTTCTGCAGCGTACGGCGGCGTTGGGCGCAGCCCTCTTCGCGGCTGACCGACCCGCCAGTGCCTCCACTCACGATCCACATGCCGCTGGACCGCAGGTTGCTCCAAAGGGCGGCTACTTAGGTACAGCCAGTGGGTCGTTATCCAAAGTCAATACCCATTCAGGACCGTTCCCCACTGTACCGGTGGTCACGACCGATGTCGGAGACCTGCCCTTTGAGTGGGAGGGAGACGTGAAGGTTTTTCGCCTTACAGCTCATGTCCTTAAACAGCAGATTGCGCCGGACAAGACGATCGATGTCTGGGGTTTCAACGGTTCGTCGCCAGGTCCCACGATTCAGGTCACGCAAGGTGATCGCGTAAAGGTGATCTTCAAGAACGAGCTCCCCGAACCGAGTTCGATCCACTGGCACGGATTTGAAGACCACATCGGGTTCGACGGTATGCCGGGGATAAGTCAGGAACCCGTCAAGCCAGGCGAAACGTTCGAATATCACTTCACGATCCATCAGGAAGGCACATTCTTCTATCACTCTCACATGGCCATGCAGGAGATGGCAGGCATGTTAGGCGCGGTCATCATGCACCCCAGGGTGCCGTATCGGCCTCACTGCGACAAGGACTACGTCATCCATCTTCAGGAGTATGCGGTTCTCGCAAACCAGACCACACCGAACACGATGAACATGGAGTTCAACTGGCTCCTTCTGAACGGCAAGGCTGGTCCAGCGACAACGCCGCTGATCGTGCGTCAGGGAGAACGCATACGCATCCGGTTCATCAATCTCGGCATGGACCACCATCCGATGCACGTTCATGGACATACTTTCTACACCACAGGCACTGAAGGCGGACGCATTCCTGAGACGGCGTGGTGGCCCGGGAACACCGTGCTGGTCGGTGTGGCACAAGCACGGGACGTTGAATTCGTCGCCGACAACCCGGGAGACTGGATGCTTCACTGCCATCTGCCCCACCACATGATGAACCAGATGTCCTCTCATGTGGGGCCGATGACCCGAGCGGCTGGCTATCCCGGTGGCCGTGGCATGCGGGGAGACGATAGCCACGGTCAGCTCCTCCACCCCGGTCAGCAGCAGGACGAGATGCAGGGCATGGAGATGCATGATATGCCCGGTATGCAGATGAAGCACGAATCGAACCCAAATACAGCCAGCGACTCTGCTGTACCAGCGGCCGCTCTCGCAGCCGGTACACAGGCGAACGGAGAAGGGCCGCTCGCGAACACGGAGATGGATGCCGGAATGAGGGGAATGATGCAGGAGCAGAGCAAGCGCCAACCCCGCATGAGCGATTTGCAATATCGGAATCAGAATGCGTTCGACATGGACGCTGACAGCATGAAAGCGCAGAAGGCCGAAATCTCTCCGAACGCGAATGACGTCCCTAACTTTCCGCAGGACGCCTATATGGAAGGAACCATGATGAACATGGAAAAGTTGGTCCAAAAGCCAGAGAACCTGGGACTCAGGCCCAACTGGAGCCGGTTCATGCAAGGCATGATGACATTTGTTCGTGTGCTTCCTCCGGAACAGTATGAGCAAGTTGTTTCGGCGATGAAGAGTGCGAATCGCTCGAACGATCCCTATATCTCGCTCTACTCGACACCCACGAAGCAGACGCGCGGATAG
- a CDS encoding efflux RND transporter periplasmic adaptor subunit — translation MQTGTAEYKRISEDIRATGTVAVDERLLSYVQVRFPGYIRKVLADATYQYVRKGQPLFTIYSPDVAATEREYLLARENERALTHSSVEGVAQGAASLATAAEQRLRQWNVPAAELSRLQASGKSATDITIDSEVIGFITERNALPSLYVEPSTRLYTVADLSRVWVNAQVFQEDVGSLKPGDSAAIAVDAYPGRTLNARIEQILPQVDIATRTVQVRLTVPNPGTRLKPGMFVNVVLKSAAGEQLTVPASAVFQTGTRQLVFVDDGNGAYTPREVVLGRTNGTDVAIVSGLAPHQRVVTSANFLLDSESQLQAAGGPPVATPSTQASPTNSPQTSATVAFSTDPDPPHKGANVFRVKLTGADGKALDGAQVSVTFFMPSMPAMGMAAMKTTSSLTPKGGGLYEGSGELGAGGSWQVTVTAQQNGRTIAVKQMRIDAQGGM, via the coding sequence GTGCAAACGGGGACGGCCGAATACAAGCGCATAAGTGAGGACATTCGTGCCACCGGTACTGTGGCCGTTGACGAGAGGCTGCTGTCGTATGTGCAGGTACGCTTTCCCGGATATATACGCAAAGTCCTTGCGGACGCTACCTACCAGTACGTGCGCAAGGGACAGCCGCTATTCACCATCTACAGCCCCGATGTGGCAGCGACCGAGCGCGAGTATCTGCTTGCGCGTGAGAACGAACGCGCTTTGACCCATAGCTCTGTGGAGGGCGTAGCGCAAGGAGCAGCCAGCCTTGCCACGGCCGCGGAGCAGCGCCTTCGCCAATGGAATGTTCCAGCGGCGGAATTGTCGAGGCTTCAGGCGAGCGGCAAGTCAGCGACGGATATCACCATCGACTCGGAGGTGATTGGATTCATTACCGAACGAAATGCGCTGCCGAGTCTTTACGTGGAGCCCTCCACCCGTCTGTACACCGTTGCCGATCTTTCGCGTGTATGGGTGAACGCGCAGGTCTTTCAGGAAGATGTTGGATCGTTGAAGCCCGGCGATTCTGCCGCCATCGCGGTGGACGCCTATCCAGGGCGAACCCTGAATGCCCGCATCGAACAGATTTTGCCGCAGGTGGATATCGCGACGCGAACTGTTCAGGTTCGACTCACTGTCCCGAACCCGGGAACCCGGCTGAAACCGGGGATGTTTGTGAATGTCGTCTTGAAGTCCGCTGCCGGAGAGCAGCTCACGGTTCCGGCATCCGCAGTCTTCCAGACTGGCACGCGGCAACTCGTGTTTGTGGACGACGGTAATGGCGCGTATACGCCTAGGGAGGTGGTGCTCGGGCGCACAAATGGCACTGACGTGGCAATCGTCAGCGGGCTTGCGCCTCATCAGCGTGTGGTGACATCCGCAAACTTCCTGCTCGACTCTGAAAGCCAGCTCCAGGCAGCTGGCGGGCCGCCAGTGGCCACACCATCGACGCAAGCCTCTCCAACCAATTCACCGCAGACCAGCGCAACGGTTGCGTTCTCAACAGACCCCGATCCTCCCCACAAAGGAGCGAACGTCTTTCGGGTGAAGCTGACCGGGGCCGATGGGAAGGCGCTCGACGGAGCCCAGGTCTCCGTCACGTTCTTCATGCCGTCGATGCCGGCCATGGGAATGGCAGCCATGAAGACAACGAGCAGCCTGACTCCCAAGGGCGGTGGTCTCTACGAAGGCAGCGGTGAGCTCGGTGCCGGTGGAAGCTGGCAGGTCACCGTTACGGCACAACAGAATGGTAGGACCATCGCAGTGAAGCAGATGCGGATCGACGCTCAGGGAGGCATGTAG
- a CDS encoding DUF305 domain-containing protein, translating to MKPTRPIPIFCLAVLTCVVTVSAQTSASGEKFEQRFLQSFSQHHQSAINMAQLCTEKAIHPDLKQRCQQMIASQQQEKQQMDSWLQSWYSDKGEAPVSLEAKLKVQQEKMMTQLHAASGNSFDHDFLVDMGQHHQMGIADTQKCVTQAVHPELKALCQKMKSEQEKDLNKMNAWVKEWK from the coding sequence ATGAAACCCACCCGTCCCATTCCCATCTTCTGTCTCGCTGTTCTCACCTGCGTCGTCACGGTCTCCGCTCAGACCAGTGCAAGTGGTGAGAAGTTCGAACAGAGGTTTTTGCAGAGCTTTTCGCAACATCACCAGAGTGCCATCAACATGGCGCAGCTCTGCACAGAAAAGGCGATCCATCCTGATTTGAAACAAAGGTGTCAGCAGATGATCGCGAGCCAGCAGCAGGAGAAGCAGCAGATGGATTCGTGGCTTCAGTCTTGGTATAGCGACAAAGGCGAGGCTCCAGTCAGTCTGGAGGCCAAGCTCAAGGTGCAGCAGGAAAAGATGATGACCCAGTTGCACGCAGCCAGCGGGAACAGCTTCGATCATGACTTTCTCGTCGATATGGGACAACACCATCAAATGGGTATCGCCGATACCCAGAAGTGTGTAACCCAAGCCGTTCATCCTGAGTTGAAAGCGCTTTGCCAGAAAATGAAATCCGAGCAGGAGAAGGATCTGAACAAGATGAATGCTTGGGTCAAGGAGTGGAAATGA
- a CDS encoding HD domain-containing protein: MFAGAYRKLFMLWTFVEEPSVSPQRTNRLSPHDAHWIKQAHAHDPVLHLHSLLVAQLCASFSAFLNYSVEEQRLLVRAALLHDIGKIRIPIELLQKPSPLTAEEFITVQSHAQIGYEMLVEAGETDKTLLTVTRDHHERLDGSGYPRKLTAGEISVSVRLVTLCDVFAAMTEPRPYAAPMLWDEALERMAAKSTRLDQELLSAFATMVAAMNVPKQGFSLFHNLARRKKS, translated from the coding sequence ATGTTTGCGGGGGCGTACCGCAAGCTCTTTATGCTCTGGACCTTTGTCGAGGAGCCGAGCGTGTCCCCTCAGAGAACAAACCGCCTGTCACCCCATGACGCCCATTGGATCAAACAGGCGCACGCGCATGATCCTGTTCTTCACCTCCACAGCCTTCTTGTGGCGCAACTGTGTGCCAGCTTCTCGGCGTTCCTGAACTACTCTGTCGAAGAACAACGCCTCTTAGTGCGGGCAGCCCTGCTACATGACATCGGCAAAATCAGAATCCCGATCGAGCTTCTACAGAAGCCGTCACCCCTCACCGCCGAAGAGTTTATAACCGTGCAGTCCCATGCTCAAATCGGCTATGAAATGCTGGTCGAAGCGGGTGAGACTGACAAAACACTGCTAACCGTGACGCGGGACCATCACGAGCGACTCGATGGGAGCGGATACCCCCGGAAGCTTACCGCAGGAGAGATTTCGGTGTCCGTAAGACTGGTGACACTCTGCGATGTGTTCGCCGCGATGACGGAACCGCGTCCCTATGCCGCACCGATGTTATGGGATGAAGCGCTTGAACGAATGGCTGCCAAGAGTACCCGCCTTGACCAAGAGCTTTTATCTGCTTTCGCGACAATGGTTGCGGCGATGAATGTTCCCAAGCAAGGTTTTAGCCTGTTCCACAATCTCGCAAGGAGGAAAAAGTCATGA
- a CDS encoding CusA/CzcA family heavy metal efflux RND transporter, with product MLAQVIDLCARNRFLVFTTVLLLTLAGVWSLKHVPLDALPDISDVQVIVHTPWTGQPPDVIEDQVTYPIVTSLLAAPHVKAVRAQTMFGDSYVYVVFQDGTDLYWARSRVLEYLQQISGRLPAEVHPAIGPDATGAGWVFEYAIVDTSGRNSLADLRGLQDWHLRYALETVPGVADVASIGGFVRQYQVRLDPAKLLAYNIPLSTVIDRVKASTNEVGGRVLDLSGAQYMIRGLGYLRSLDDLANVAVSSKDGTPVLLRDVGTVAFGPDIREGAADWNGHGETVGGIIVMRQGENALKVIQGVKQRLREIAPSLPPGVKIVSAYDRSGLIQDSISTLQRDLIEEAIIVSLVIIVFLFHFRSALIPILTLPIAVLISFIPIYLLGVSANIMSLGGLALAIGVLVDASIVMVENGYRHLADRQAASEAPISGVERREILIGSAKQVGPALFFSLLIIVVSFLPVFLLEAQEGRMFRPLAWTKTLAVASSSVLAITLVPVLMVMLIRGRLRPERANPLSRMSQRLYLPVLRFCLRHRKLTIALNLLFLLATLPVALHLGSQFMPPLFEGSALYMPTALPGINIEQARTLLRKQDAILRSFPEVASVFGTVGRSDSATDNAPLDMYDTTVMLKPRDQWPAGITYEKLIQEMDAKLQFPGLSNTWTSPVENRLDMELTGIKTPLGLKVQGPNVDGIEQLASRIQGVLSSMPQSRSVFAERISQGFYVNVEVNRPEAARYGLSVSDVQTAVASGIGGRNIAENIEGRERYPISVRYAQDFRDSVQKMRNVLIATPSGAQIPLAQVAKVSFTQGPAMIRDEDGQLTGYVYINLKNADYGGFVRDASRRLQNSVSLSRGYSYKWSGEYEFETRARQRLKLILPIVFFVIFLLLYMVFHSAAEAVVLIVPTIYALTGGLLLQWLLHYNFNVAVWVGYIALFGIAVETGVVMVVYLHEALARHIASGEIHSEEDIEAAVIEGAVQRLRPKLMTVCAVLASLVPILWESGIGSDVMKPIAAPIVGGMITSTIHVLLLVPVFFLMMKTRSFHRGTLVPPQPPSGT from the coding sequence ATGCTCGCCCAAGTGATCGACCTCTGCGCACGCAACCGCTTCCTGGTGTTCACGACTGTTCTCTTGCTGACGCTCGCAGGAGTGTGGTCGCTCAAACACGTTCCCCTCGATGCACTTCCGGACATCTCGGACGTGCAGGTGATTGTGCACACGCCGTGGACGGGCCAACCGCCCGACGTGATCGAAGACCAGGTGACGTATCCCATCGTCACAAGTCTGCTCGCTGCGCCTCACGTCAAGGCAGTACGGGCGCAGACCATGTTTGGGGACTCCTACGTCTACGTCGTCTTTCAGGACGGCACCGATCTCTACTGGGCGCGCTCGCGAGTGCTGGAATACCTGCAGCAGATCAGCGGTCGCTTGCCAGCCGAGGTTCATCCGGCCATCGGCCCGGACGCGACGGGTGCAGGCTGGGTCTTCGAGTACGCCATCGTCGACACCAGTGGGAGGAACAGTCTCGCCGATCTGCGAGGTTTGCAGGACTGGCATCTTCGCTATGCACTCGAGACCGTTCCCGGCGTAGCCGACGTCGCGAGTATCGGCGGGTTCGTCCGCCAGTATCAGGTGCGGCTTGATCCGGCGAAGCTGCTGGCATACAACATCCCGCTGTCCACGGTGATCGATCGTGTCAAGGCGAGCACCAATGAGGTCGGTGGACGCGTGCTCGACCTCAGCGGCGCGCAGTACATGATTCGCGGTCTCGGCTACCTACGCTCACTTGATGACCTTGCAAACGTGGCGGTTTCGAGTAAGGACGGCACTCCCGTGCTCTTGCGTGACGTGGGAACGGTCGCGTTTGGGCCCGACATTCGAGAGGGAGCGGCGGACTGGAACGGCCACGGCGAGACGGTCGGAGGCATCATCGTCATGCGCCAAGGCGAGAACGCTCTGAAGGTTATCCAGGGAGTGAAGCAGAGGCTCAGAGAGATCGCACCATCTCTGCCGCCGGGGGTGAAGATCGTGTCGGCCTATGACCGATCCGGCCTGATCCAGGACTCCATCTCCACGCTGCAACGCGACTTGATCGAAGAAGCCATCATCGTCAGCCTCGTCATCATCGTGTTCCTCTTCCACTTCCGCTCGGCGCTCATCCCGATCCTCACCTTGCCAATTGCGGTCCTCATCTCCTTCATTCCCATTTACCTGCTTGGAGTCAGCGCGAACATCATGTCGCTCGGCGGCCTTGCTCTCGCCATCGGAGTGCTGGTCGACGCTTCTATTGTCATGGTGGAGAACGGCTATAGGCATCTTGCAGACCGACAGGCTGCTTCAGAAGCTCCCATCTCCGGCGTGGAAAGAAGGGAGATCTTGATCGGCTCTGCGAAACAGGTTGGCCCCGCCCTCTTCTTCTCGCTCCTAATCATCGTCGTTTCATTTCTTCCTGTGTTCCTGCTAGAGGCGCAGGAGGGCCGGATGTTCCGTCCGCTCGCGTGGACGAAGACGCTGGCTGTCGCATCCTCGTCCGTGCTCGCCATCACGCTGGTCCCTGTCCTGATGGTGATGCTGATCCGCGGCCGCCTTCGCCCGGAGAGGGCAAACCCGTTGTCTCGGATGTCGCAGAGGCTCTACCTCCCGGTATTGCGCTTCTGTCTTCGACATCGCAAACTCACCATCGCGTTGAATCTGCTCTTTCTGCTTGCAACCTTGCCTGTCGCTTTGCATCTGGGCAGCCAGTTCATGCCTCCTCTGTTCGAAGGGTCTGCGCTCTACATGCCTACGGCCTTGCCCGGAATCAACATCGAGCAGGCCAGGACGCTACTGCGGAAGCAGGACGCGATACTTCGTTCCTTTCCTGAAGTCGCAAGCGTCTTTGGGACGGTCGGACGGTCGGACAGCGCGACAGATAACGCTCCGCTCGACATGTACGACACCACGGTCATGCTGAAGCCGCGCGACCAATGGCCGGCCGGAATCACTTACGAAAAGCTCATTCAGGAGATGGACGCGAAGCTGCAGTTTCCCGGTTTATCGAATACGTGGACCAGCCCGGTGGAGAACCGGCTCGACATGGAACTCACCGGCATCAAGACTCCACTCGGGCTCAAGGTGCAGGGGCCGAACGTTGACGGCATCGAACAGCTCGCGTCCCGGATTCAGGGAGTGCTCTCATCCATGCCCCAATCTAGGTCCGTCTTCGCGGAACGAATATCCCAGGGCTTTTACGTGAATGTCGAGGTGAATCGACCGGAGGCCGCGCGCTACGGCCTGAGTGTTTCGGATGTTCAGACCGCGGTGGCTTCCGGAATCGGTGGCCGGAACATCGCCGAGAACATCGAAGGCCGCGAGCGCTACCCGATCAGTGTGCGCTACGCGCAGGACTTCCGAGACAGCGTGCAGAAAATGCGCAATGTGCTCATCGCTACACCGTCCGGTGCCCAGATTCCGCTGGCCCAAGTCGCGAAGGTCTCTTTCACTCAAGGACCGGCCATGATCCGCGACGAAGACGGCCAACTCACCGGCTACGTGTATATCAACTTGAAGAACGCCGACTATGGCGGCTTTGTTCGCGATGCATCCCGACGGCTGCAGAACAGCGTCTCGTTGTCGCGTGGATACAGCTACAAATGGTCTGGAGAATATGAATTTGAAACGCGCGCTCGTCAGCGTCTCAAGCTCATCCTCCCGATTGTCTTCTTTGTGATTTTCCTGCTGTTGTACATGGTCTTCCATTCGGCAGCGGAGGCGGTTGTCCTAATCGTTCCGACAATCTATGCGCTCACCGGAGGGCTGCTGCTGCAATGGCTTCTGCACTACAACTTCAACGTGGCGGTCTGGGTGGGGTACATCGCTCTCTTCGGCATCGCCGTTGAAACCGGCGTTGTGATGGTCGTTTACCTACATGAAGCGCTCGCGCGGCACATCGCGTCCGGTGAGATCCATTCCGAAGAGGACATAGAAGCTGCTGTGATCGAGGGCGCCGTCCAGCGCCTAAGACCGAAGCTCATGACCGTCTGCGCCGTTCTAGCGAGCCTCGTGCCGATTCTGTGGGAGTCGGGAATCGGTTCCGACGTGATGAAGCCGATTGCTGCACCGATCGTAGGCGGCATGATTACGTCCACCATCCACGTCCTTCTGCTTGTTCCTGTCTTCTTCCTCATGATGAAGACCCGCTCGTTCCACCGTGGCACGCTCGTGCCGCCTCAACCGCCTTCGGGCACTTAG
- a CDS encoding TolC family protein codes for MKAALYGTLTLLLSIHSAACGQHLPAPPTPLAELLSEAKANNPEISAVNHAWKASQQGVARARTLPDPKLTVQQFSVGSPEPFAGYTNSDFAYIGIGASQELPFPGKLRLRGDVAAAEAESVHTEVFLKASSIADAIKADYIQLAYLQQTLPILEASKAELDQLIQDATLHYQVGEGMQQDVLQAQIERTKLVREVARHHERVAELQAHLKSVLHRDQASADVVTEGLRETPLTVSDADILAQIRTQNPQVQADARASAEQQAKLASAKREGKPDFEVSYMYQNTDRKYRDYYMLTVQMRLPRKQRINAEVTRAAEALAQSRDLLDAQLQQQMADATQQHAKAASDAEILTDYRDGLLPQSDAAYRATLNAYAANREQFAHVISSFLALLNLRMEMLQTLADHELAVARLETLTGATLR; via the coding sequence ATGAAAGCCGCTTTATACGGCACCCTCACCCTGTTGCTGAGCATTCACTCTGCAGCATGTGGACAGCATTTACCTGCCCCTCCAACCCCGCTCGCAGAGTTGCTAAGCGAGGCGAAGGCGAACAATCCAGAAATTTCGGCCGTCAATCACGCCTGGAAGGCCTCGCAGCAAGGGGTTGCGCGGGCGAGAACCTTGCCTGACCCGAAACTGACCGTGCAGCAGTTCAGCGTCGGAAGTCCAGAGCCTTTTGCGGGTTACACGAATAGCGACTTCGCCTACATCGGCATCGGCGCTTCGCAGGAATTGCCGTTTCCGGGTAAGCTCCGCCTGCGCGGTGACGTAGCAGCAGCCGAAGCAGAGTCGGTGCACACGGAGGTGTTTTTGAAGGCGTCTTCGATCGCGGACGCCATCAAGGCCGACTACATTCAGCTCGCCTATCTCCAGCAGACACTCCCGATTCTCGAGGCGAGCAAGGCGGAGTTAGACCAGCTCATTCAGGACGCCACACTGCACTATCAGGTCGGCGAAGGCATGCAACAGGACGTCCTACAGGCCCAGATCGAGCGCACCAAGCTTGTGCGCGAAGTCGCGAGGCACCACGAACGCGTTGCCGAGTTGCAGGCACATCTCAAAAGCGTTCTGCATCGCGACCAGGCGTCAGCCGATGTCGTCACCGAGGGACTGCGGGAAACTCCGCTGACCGTTTCCGATGCGGACATCCTTGCCCAGATCCGAACGCAGAACCCGCAGGTGCAGGCCGACGCCCGAGCCTCTGCAGAGCAACAGGCGAAGCTCGCATCCGCCAAGCGAGAAGGAAAGCCTGACTTCGAAGTGAGCTACATGTACCAGAACACGGATCGCAAGTATCGCGACTATTACATGCTCACTGTGCAGATGCGTTTACCTCGCAAACAACGCATCAACGCTGAGGTGACCCGAGCCGCGGAGGCCTTGGCCCAATCTCGCGACCTGCTAGACGCTCAGTTACAGCAGCAGATGGCCGACGCTACGCAGCAACATGCCAAGGCGGCTAGTGATGCTGAGATTCTCACCGACTACCGCGACGGCTTGCTGCCGCAATCGGATGCGGCGTACCGTGCCACGCTGAATGCATACGCCGCGAACCGCGAGCAGTTCGCCCATGTGATTTCGTCTTTCCTTGCACTCCTCAACCTTCGAATGGAAATGTTGCAGACGCTCGCAGATCATGAACTGGCAGTCGCCCGGCTGGAAACGCTGACAGGAGCGACCCTGCGATGA
- a CDS encoding TolC family protein, producing MMKIRYAFMLLPLAAAPWVLMAQQPMPDMPGMNMGSPQKQSAPSAPNRTKQQPHQMPGDMGGMQHDQGYPRAKAAGASEQNSINQQANQSAFKPGPESDFSSITVPVQDMQEPEAIELRTGGDLPAPELLRDVVPREPMTLAAFIELAEKTNPTLRQAQSNVERSRQQGRQLGLPPDPVIGYSGDHIRGGSYHGGEEGAFFSQEVILGRKLALRRDIYKAEGHSNELGVEIQRARVHNDVTKAFFDTLAAQASVVVHDRLLKAALDTETNSHELERVGQADAADVLKAEVAAEQAKIDFVDAQRIFLAAFHKLATYAGQASLAPHPLMGSLVEPPQLDAEAIVRRDMEQSPAVQQAQANLATEEARVKSAKREKVPNLQLRGGEWYSGEELEGTGGKKTGWMSFAEAGLVIPLWNRNQGNVDASKVLVERAHHDVLRTQLWTKNRAEPFAQDYQRARFKAERYRTEMLPRARRAYQLEVLKYQQMAQPYPRVLVAQQMLFTLQLGYIRALHEEWISATELQNYTLNGALELPMSMGSDDTTRNLPDSSGSN from the coding sequence ATGATGAAGATTCGATATGCGTTTATGTTGCTGCCTTTGGCGGCGGCGCCGTGGGTCTTGATGGCCCAGCAACCCATGCCGGATATGCCGGGCATGAACATGGGTTCACCCCAAAAGCAGTCCGCCCCTTCTGCCCCGAACAGGACGAAACAGCAGCCGCACCAGATGCCCGGTGACATGGGAGGGATGCAACACGATCAAGGATATCCACGAGCCAAGGCCGCCGGCGCAAGTGAACAGAACTCGATCAACCAGCAAGCCAACCAGAGCGCTTTCAAGCCCGGACCAGAGAGCGATTTTAGCTCGATCACCGTTCCCGTGCAGGATATGCAAGAGCCAGAAGCCATCGAGCTACGGACGGGTGGTGATCTACCTGCGCCCGAGTTGCTTCGCGACGTGGTGCCGCGAGAGCCAATGACCTTAGCCGCCTTTATCGAACTCGCGGAAAAAACGAACCCCACTCTCCGCCAGGCACAAAGCAACGTCGAGCGTTCGCGACAACAAGGCCGACAGTTGGGGTTACCGCCCGATCCGGTCATCGGGTACTCCGGCGACCACATCCGTGGCGGCAGTTATCACGGCGGAGAGGAAGGGGCTTTCTTTTCTCAGGAAGTAATCCTTGGTCGCAAACTCGCCCTGCGTCGGGATATCTACAAAGCGGAAGGACATTCCAACGAGTTGGGCGTGGAAATTCAACGCGCCCGTGTACACAACGATGTCACCAAGGCCTTTTTCGACACTCTCGCGGCTCAGGCCTCAGTGGTTGTCCATGATCGACTCTTGAAGGCTGCGCTCGATACGGAGACCAACTCACACGAACTCGAACGCGTCGGTCAAGCAGACGCAGCGGACGTTCTCAAGGCTGAGGTAGCTGCGGAGCAGGCAAAGATCGACTTCGTGGATGCGCAACGAATATTCCTGGCAGCCTTCCACAAATTGGCCACATATGCCGGGCAGGCGTCACTGGCTCCCCACCCGTTGATGGGATCGCTTGTTGAACCGCCACAACTTGATGCCGAGGCCATCGTCCGCAGAGACATGGAGCAGAGCCCCGCTGTTCAACAGGCGCAAGCCAATCTTGCGACGGAAGAGGCGCGGGTGAAATCGGCCAAGCGCGAGAAGGTGCCAAATCTCCAGCTTCGTGGCGGTGAGTGGTATTCGGGTGAAGAGCTCGAAGGCACAGGCGGCAAGAAGACCGGATGGATGAGTTTCGCTGAGGCAGGTCTGGTCATTCCGCTGTGGAATCGCAATCAGGGCAACGTGGATGCTTCCAAAGTTCTCGTAGAGCGAGCACATCACGATGTGCTTCGGACCCAACTCTGGACGAAGAACAGAGCGGAGCCATTTGCGCAGGACTACCAGCGGGCACGTTTCAAAGCAGAACGCTATCGAACAGAGATGCTGCCCCGTGCCCGCCGGGCGTATCAGCTTGAGGTTCTCAAGTATCAGCAGATGGCACAACCCTACCCGCGCGTGTTGGTTGCCCAACAGATGTTGTTCACACTCCAGCTTGGGTACATACGTGCTCTGCACGAGGAGTGGATTTCCGCAACCGAACTGCAGAATTACACGCTCAATGGTGCGCTCGAATTGCCGATGAGCATGGGTTCTGATGACACAACCCGCAACCTTCCCGATTCAAGTGGAAGCAACTAG
- a CDS encoding KH domain-containing protein translates to MTTISQPVLRQEQPMQRLLHEIVRHLVDDETAIRVDCLDGNDGVTTLNVHVAPTDTGKLIGKQGRTARSLRTILSAASMKLHHRYALNIEEGRRAVVSHPDLGNDLQRIRN, encoded by the coding sequence ATGACAACAATTTCTCAACCTGTTCTTAGGCAAGAACAACCGATGCAGCGGCTCCTTCATGAGATTGTTCGGCATCTGGTTGATGACGAAACCGCTATCAGAGTAGATTGTTTGGACGGTAATGATGGTGTCACGACACTGAATGTCCACGTCGCGCCGACCGACACCGGTAAGCTCATTGGCAAGCAAGGCCGCACGGCGCGCTCGCTGCGCACGATTCTTTCGGCCGCCAGCATGAAACTGCACCACCGCTACGCGCTCAATATCGAAGAGGGCAGACGAGCCGTAGTTTCACACCCGGATCTAGGGAATGATCTTCAGCGCATCCGGAACTGA